A stretch of the bacterium SCSIO 12827 genome encodes the following:
- a CDS encoding site-2 protease family protein, which produces MMTDFDLAGLAYTVSVWILPVLLAVTFHEAAHGFVANMLGDATAKNLGRVTFNPLKHIDLFGTILLPALLLLGSGGRFMFGYAKPVPVNFSRLNRPRRDMVLVAAAGPGANLILAVLSAVALTSVAALPPELGEWMGRNLVNSVWINLILAVFNMLPIPPLDGGRVAVGLLPDFLAIPLARLERVGFLIIRGAVFLLPLIGDQIGMDLNVFWWLVGVPASALMNFLFAGLGLA; this is translated from the coding sequence ATGATGACCGATTTCGACCTTGCCGGGCTGGCCTATACGGTTTCCGTCTGGATCTTGCCTGTGCTGCTGGCCGTCACGTTTCACGAAGCCGCGCACGGCTTCGTCGCCAATATGTTGGGGGACGCCACGGCGAAGAACCTGGGCCGTGTGACCTTCAACCCTCTGAAACATATTGATCTCTTCGGCACCATCCTGCTGCCGGCCCTGTTGCTGCTGGGCTCGGGCGGGCGCTTCATGTTCGGTTATGCCAAACCGGTGCCCGTGAATTTTTCCCGCCTCAACCGGCCGCGCCGCGACATGGTCCTTGTCGCCGCCGCCGGGCCGGGGGCCAACCTGATCCTGGCGGTATTGTCCGCCGTGGCGCTGACCAGCGTCGCCGCCCTGCCGCCGGAATTGGGTGAATGGATGGGGCGCAATCTGGTCAATTCCGTATGGATCAACCTGATTTTGGCCGTGTTCAATATGCTGCCGATACCGCCCCTGGACGGCGGACGCGTGGCCGTCGGTCTGCTGCCCGACTTCCTGGCGATTCCGCTTGCCCGGTTGGAACGGGTGGGATTCCTGATTATCCGGGGGGCGGTGTTCCTGCTGCCCCTGATCGGCGATCAGATCGGCATGGACCTGAACGTGTTCTGGTGGCTGGTGGGGGTTCCCGCGTCGGCCCTGATGAATTTCCTGTTCGCGGGCCTCGGACTCGCCTAA
- the nagZ gene encoding beta-N-acetylhexosaminidase has protein sequence MSGRKGPPRAVIFGCEGPSLSDAEMRFFEDANPLGFILFARNIETPDQVRALVRDLRATVGDGAAPVLIDQEGGRVQRLRPPHWPDRPPASKFAAAYLETPDQASADLAVNARAIARDLADLGITVDCWPVLDLPQPGADPIIGDRALGTDTAAITALGRVIIDALHAGGVTPVIKHIPGHGRATVDSHKALPVVDTDLATLRDTDFAPFRALNTAPWAMTAHVVYTAVDADNCATFSAKVVDRVIRGDIGFDGLLISDDLSMHALSGTFADRTRRALAGGCDVVLHCNGVMAEMAPVAEAAHIMSDKALARAARAEALRSPAPETTA, from the coding sequence ATGAGCGGGCGCAAGGGCCCGCCCCGGGCCGTGATCTTCGGCTGCGAAGGCCCATCCTTGTCGGACGCGGAAATGCGTTTTTTCGAGGACGCCAATCCCCTCGGCTTCATTCTGTTCGCGCGCAACATCGAAACCCCGGATCAGGTCCGCGCCTTGGTGCGTGATCTGCGGGCGACCGTCGGCGACGGTGCGGCGCCCGTGCTGATCGACCAGGAAGGCGGGCGGGTGCAACGCCTCAGGCCGCCCCATTGGCCGGATCGACCGCCCGCATCTAAGTTCGCGGCGGCCTATCTGGAGACCCCTGACCAAGCATCTGCCGACCTTGCAGTGAACGCCCGCGCCATCGCCCGCGACTTGGCGGACCTGGGCATCACCGTCGATTGCTGGCCGGTGCTTGACCTGCCGCAGCCGGGGGCCGACCCGATCATCGGCGACCGGGCGCTTGGCACGGACACCGCCGCCATCACGGCGTTGGGACGGGTCATCATCGACGCCCTGCATGCGGGCGGCGTGACGCCGGTCATCAAGCATATCCCCGGCCACGGCCGCGCCACGGTCGACAGCCACAAGGCCCTGCCGGTGGTCGATACGGACCTTGCGACCCTGCGCGACACGGATTTCGCCCCGTTCAGGGCGCTGAACACCGCCCCATGGGCGATGACGGCCCATGTCGTCTATACGGCCGTCGACGCGGACAATTGCGCGACGTTCTCGGCCAAGGTGGTGGACCGCGTGATTCGGGGCGACATCGGCTTCGACGGCCTGTTGATTTCCGATGATCTGTCCATGCACGCCCTTTCCGGCACGTTTGCCGACCGCACGCGGCGGGCCCTGGCGGGGGGCTGCGATGTGGTCCTGCACTGCAACGGCGTGATGGCCGAGATGGCGCCCGTGGCCGAGGCTGCCCATATCATGTCGGACAAGGCCTTGGCCCGTGCCGCCCGGGCCGAAGCCCTGCGCAGCCCCGCGCCGGAGACGACTGCATGA
- a CDS encoding SPOR domain-containing protein, with translation MARRPTSDIRVSASDALEFEPEPRRRRGIPTTAWLLLVLILVTAAGLGGFLFGDRLAGLSGEESGQVPVVHAAEGAIKVRPDNPGGQDIPFRDYDINKRMQGEAPTGRVENLLPPPEQPRELPQAQAATAPSQVPPVPAATAGAQLAPPAEQSNAEALLPAAPAPAPKPVAPKPMPVRDVAPPPPATVAKAPTPQPAPPPPVPVAPAASTPGSPIALVPKSAAAPAAAAQPAPVAKVAPPPPSTPAATETAAVSGWQVQLAASRAATAAKTEGERMKQKHSDVLGKMTVNIVRADLGAKGVFYRIRLGPARNKDEARAVCAQLAKRGEGCLVIAPGK, from the coding sequence ATGGCCCGCCGGCCCACCAGCGACATCCGCGTCTCCGCTTCCGACGCGTTGGAGTTCGAACCGGAACCCCGGCGCCGTCGCGGCATCCCGACCACGGCCTGGTTGCTGCTTGTCCTGATCCTGGTCACGGCGGCGGGTTTGGGCGGGTTTCTGTTCGGTGACCGTCTGGCCGGATTGAGCGGCGAGGAAAGCGGCCAGGTTCCCGTGGTTCACGCCGCCGAGGGGGCCATCAAGGTGCGGCCGGACAATCCTGGCGGCCAGGACATTCCGTTCCGCGACTACGACATCAACAAACGCATGCAGGGCGAGGCGCCGACGGGGCGGGTGGAAAACCTGCTGCCGCCGCCGGAACAGCCCAGGGAATTGCCGCAGGCGCAGGCAGCGACGGCACCGTCCCAGGTTCCGCCGGTACCCGCCGCCACGGCGGGCGCACAGTTGGCGCCACCTGCGGAACAATCGAATGCGGAGGCCCTGTTGCCGGCGGCCCCGGCCCCGGCGCCCAAACCGGTGGCGCCGAAGCCCATGCCGGTTCGCGACGTCGCACCACCGCCGCCCGCGACGGTGGCCAAGGCGCCGACGCCGCAACCGGCCCCGCCGCCGCCCGTTCCTGTGGCACCCGCGGCATCCACCCCGGGCAGCCCGATCGCCCTGGTGCCGAAATCCGCGGCGGCGCCTGCCGCTGCGGCCCAACCGGCTCCGGTCGCCAAGGTTGCGCCTCCGCCGCCGAGTACTCCTGCGGCGACGGAAACGGCGGCGGTCAGCGGTTGGCAGGTGCAGCTTGCCGCCTCCCGCGCGGCCACGGCGGCCAAGACCGAGGGCGAACGGATGAAACAGAAGCATTCGGACGTACTTGGTAAAATGACGGTCAACATCGTCCGCGCCGACCTGGGCGCAAAGGGCGTGTTCTATCGCATCCGTCTGGGCCCGGCCCGGAATAAGGACGAGGCCCGCGCCGTCTGCGCCCAGCTTGCCAAGCGGGGGGAGGGGTGCCTGGTGATCGCCCCCGGCAAATGA